One Candidatus Angelobacter sp. DNA segment encodes these proteins:
- a CDS encoding PQQ-binding-like beta-propeller repeat protein, whose amino-acid sequence MNKNFPHVFVPALLASATLLQAENWPQFRGPAHQGLSAESSVPLHWSGTSNVLWKAAIPGESWSSPIVWGDRVFVTTATENGQSCRVLSLAAKSGKILWDKEVFQQVPRQKQARNSFATPTPAADGKRVYACFGDGSFAALSFDGDIVWTNRDYPFYGEHGLGSSPILHRGLLIMARDGSNDGDDKKLGWQKPWDQSYLIALNAKTGRGRWKGKRGLSRISHGGPNIWEHDGKTEVVSEAGDVVQGFDFQTGERLWSGEVIGEGKVPSVVLGDGLVFTSGGWGGKETIKAFRLGGQGALKETSLVWEQKKGMPKVPSMLYMKPHLFALTDGGVATCMKADSGELVWQERVGGNFSASPVGAAGRIYFLSDNGETTVIEAGPEFKVLAKNPLGEKVQASPAFSQGRIFLRTANHLYCVEENH is encoded by the coding sequence ATGAACAAGAACTTTCCCCACGTTTTCGTTCCTGCGCTGCTCGCTTCGGCCACGCTGCTTCAGGCGGAGAACTGGCCGCAGTTTCGCGGGCCGGCTCACCAAGGCTTGTCGGCGGAGTCGAGCGTTCCGCTGCACTGGAGTGGCACGTCGAATGTGCTCTGGAAGGCGGCCATCCCCGGAGAAAGCTGGTCGTCGCCGATTGTTTGGGGCGACCGGGTGTTCGTCACCACCGCGACGGAGAACGGCCAGTCGTGCCGCGTGCTTTCGCTCGCCGCGAAGTCGGGAAAGATTCTTTGGGACAAGGAAGTTTTCCAGCAGGTGCCCCGCCAAAAGCAGGCGCGCAACTCGTTCGCGACACCCACACCTGCGGCCGATGGAAAGCGGGTTTATGCCTGTTTCGGCGACGGCAGTTTTGCGGCGTTGAGCTTCGACGGCGATATTGTTTGGACGAATCGCGATTACCCGTTCTACGGCGAACACGGTCTGGGTTCCTCGCCGATTCTCCATCGCGGCCTGTTGATCATGGCGCGCGACGGCAGCAACGACGGTGACGACAAGAAACTCGGCTGGCAGAAGCCGTGGGATCAATCCTACCTGATCGCCCTCAACGCGAAGACCGGCCGGGGGCGTTGGAAGGGCAAGCGCGGTCTCTCCCGCATCTCGCACGGCGGGCCGAACATCTGGGAGCACGACGGTAAGACGGAAGTCGTCAGCGAGGCCGGCGATGTCGTTCAGGGATTTGATTTCCAAACCGGCGAGCGTCTGTGGAGCGGTGAAGTTATCGGCGAGGGCAAAGTGCCATCGGTCGTGCTCGGCGACGGACTCGTATTCACATCCGGCGGCTGGGGCGGCAAAGAAACGATCAAAGCGTTCCGCCTCGGCGGCCAGGGTGCCTTGAAGGAAACCAGCCTCGTCTGGGAACAGAAGAAGGGCATGCCGAAGGTGCCTTCGATGCTTTACATGAAGCCTCATCTGTTCGCACTGACCGACGGTGGCGTCGCGACCTGCATGAAGGCGGACTCCGGCGAACTCGTGTGGCAGGAACGCGTGGGAGGAAATTTTTCCGCCTCACCTGTTGGCGCGGCGGGCCGTATCTATTTCCTCAGCGACAACGGCGAGACCACCGTCATCGAGGCCGGTCCCGAATTCAAAGTGCTAGCGAAGAACCCGCTTGGCGAAAAGGTGCAGGCGTCGCCGGCGTTTTCTCAAGGTCGCATTTTTCTTCGCACGGCGAACCACCTCTATTGCGTCGAGGAGAACCACTGA
- a CDS encoding NIPSNAP family protein, whose translation MNTTPVPIRRSAEQRPARPILSTFVGERCWACLLGVVVLSSVTGLRAAESAAAAYHELRLYTVTSNKLDGALERFRDTVEPLRRKHGIRTVGYWTAPGTTNGGTFAYLMAAASKEELQKQEQDFGADPQFKAGYAASNQKHGQTVDKIESLPLTVDATAKFDFGASAKPRVFDLRIYSVPLGKLEAFRNRWRDHAVPIYERHGLHSIGWWVAERQDTNGHDQFVVLLAGESVEAIQKTIAAFHQDAEWQRVEKDTEREGRLRSSVTAYKLTPVDFSTLK comes from the coding sequence ATGAACACCACGCCCGTTCCAATCCGTCGGAGCGCCGAGCAGCGCCCGGCCCGTCCAATCCTATCGACCTTCGTTGGCGAGCGATGCTGGGCGTGCCTGCTTGGGGTCGTCGTGTTAAGCAGCGTCACTGGTTTGCGCGCGGCCGAATCCGCGGCGGCTGCTTACCACGAACTCCGCCTCTACACCGTGACCTCCAACAAACTGGACGGCGCGCTGGAGCGCTTCCGTGACACCGTGGAACCGCTGCGACGCAAGCACGGCATCCGGACCGTCGGCTACTGGACCGCGCCCGGCACAACGAACGGCGGGACGTTCGCGTACCTGATGGCGGCGGCCAGCAAGGAGGAACTGCAAAAGCAGGAGCAGGACTTTGGCGCCGACCCGCAATTCAAGGCAGGCTATGCGGCCTCGAACCAGAAACACGGCCAGACGGTGGACAAGATCGAGTCGCTGCCGCTCACCGTGGATGCGACGGCGAAGTTTGACTTTGGCGCGAGCGCGAAGCCGCGCGTGTTCGACTTGCGGATTTACTCCGTGCCGCTCGGCAAACTCGAAGCTTTCCGCAATCGCTGGCGGGATCATGCGGTGCCGATCTACGAGCGGCACGGATTGCACAGTATCGGCTGGTGGGTCGCGGAGCGACAGGACACGAACGGCCACGATCAGTTCGTCGTGCTGCTCGCCGGCGAAAGTGTTGAGGCGATCCAAAAAACCATCGCCGCGTTTCACCAGGACGCCGAGTGGCAGCGCGTGGAAAAGGACACCGAGCGCGAAGGCAGACTGCGCTCGAGCGTCACCGCGTACAAACTCACCCCTGTGGATTTCTCCACCCTAAAATGA
- a CDS encoding SMP-30/gluconolactonase/LRE family protein: MKYTVNQNRFLLSILALAVASNPLPAAEPLRYTTTWLGNTFGGGSNWVQNFAEELCVLPDGTCVVGSFWDEAGREVGLYKNGQPVVKLDHTHMRGGKAVAASGQYVFYANTSVREDQPEVKAGEARRDKPICYFGVSRWTLDGKVAPFPGGGTRFKNMAVFREAPDNHDLIARGLATDGKSLLIADTTGNRIRVLDLETMQPVRDFAAEKPERLALDAAGNVWTIQSGGEKILSFTADGKPRDIAVPLPAKSVATSLAFAPDGRLVVTDNGPRQQVLFFDVRPSTAKLVDTFGEEGGMFAGPHPGRVGPMRLAGPTGAGFDAAGNFYVTCNVPHGGTVLRAFTPKRKLKWEVLGLEFLDVADAQPASDGRDLFTADDRYTFDPKAPPGQGWRWVAHTLDPFRFPDDLRLHQPVLQCATSVRVLGGKTFLCQRGMWQGVLGFYRVDGDLTVPCAVLSSEPIKAEKSDWRPDGQPAQGRFFWRDSNGNGRFDAGEYTPTEGPTGEYWASNVDARGDIWQAGRDTGIWRWRFTGLDAHHNPQHDPKPDHWPMPAPFNDLLRTEYDPATDTMYLTGQTKDHPVSGGEWGTAGTVLACFDHWTREPKLRYRVNLPYTPDKMFMEAFHVAGDLAFFVDCKQANVLVHDNHTGQWLGTMKPGPEVSGESGWTDFCDSLRAVQLKSGDYLVFVEEDWKAKTMVYRLENPLRPRAKP; encoded by the coding sequence CCAACTGGGTGCAGAATTTCGCCGAGGAACTGTGCGTCCTGCCCGATGGCACGTGTGTCGTCGGCAGCTTCTGGGATGAGGCAGGCCGCGAAGTGGGTCTCTACAAGAACGGCCAGCCCGTCGTGAAACTGGACCACACGCACATGCGCGGCGGCAAGGCGGTCGCGGCGTCCGGCCAGTATGTGTTCTACGCCAACACCAGCGTTCGCGAAGATCAGCCCGAGGTGAAAGCCGGCGAAGCGCGCCGCGACAAGCCCATCTGCTACTTCGGAGTTTCGCGCTGGACGCTCGACGGCAAGGTCGCGCCGTTTCCCGGTGGCGGAACGCGCTTCAAAAACATGGCCGTGTTCCGCGAAGCGCCGGACAACCACGATCTGATCGCGCGCGGTCTCGCCACCGACGGCAAATCACTGCTCATCGCTGATACCACCGGGAACCGCATCCGGGTGCTCGATCTCGAAACGATGCAACCGGTGCGCGACTTCGCGGCGGAAAAACCGGAGCGGCTCGCGCTCGATGCCGCGGGCAATGTGTGGACGATTCAGAGTGGCGGCGAAAAAATCCTCTCATTCACCGCCGACGGCAAACCGCGCGACATTGCGGTGCCGCTGCCGGCGAAGTCCGTGGCCACCTCGCTGGCGTTCGCGCCGGACGGACGGCTGGTTGTCACCGACAACGGGCCGCGCCAGCAGGTGTTGTTCTTTGACGTCCGCCCATCGACCGCTAAACTCGTGGACACCTTCGGCGAAGAAGGCGGAATGTTCGCCGGGCCACATCCAGGGCGCGTCGGGCCGATGCGGTTGGCCGGGCCGACGGGCGCGGGCTTCGACGCGGCGGGTAATTTTTATGTGACGTGCAATGTCCCGCATGGCGGCACAGTGCTGCGCGCGTTCACGCCGAAGCGTAAGTTGAAGTGGGAGGTCCTCGGCCTTGAGTTTCTCGACGTGGCGGACGCGCAACCCGCGAGCGACGGACGCGACCTCTTCACAGCGGACGACCGTTACACTTTCGATCCGAAAGCGCCGCCGGGCCAGGGCTGGCGGTGGGTCGCGCACACTCTCGACCCGTTTCGCTTCCCGGACGACCTGCGCCTGCACCAGCCCGTGCTCCAATGCGCCACCAGTGTGCGCGTGCTCGGCGGGAAAACTTTCTTGTGTCAGCGCGGCATGTGGCAGGGCGTGCTTGGATTTTATCGCGTTGACGGCGATCTCACCGTGCCCTGCGCGGTGTTGAGTTCGGAGCCGATTAAAGCGGAGAAGAGCGACTGGCGGCCGGATGGTCAGCCGGCGCAAGGCCGCTTCTTCTGGCGCGACTCGAACGGCAACGGCCGCTTCGACGCGGGCGAATACACGCCGACCGAAGGGCCGACGGGTGAGTACTGGGCCAGCAACGTGGACGCGCGGGGCGACATCTGGCAGGCCGGTCGCGACACGGGCATCTGGCGCTGGCGCTTCACCGGACTCGACGCGCATCACAATCCGCAGCATGACCCCAAGCCGGATCACTGGCCGATGCCCGCGCCGTTCAATGATCTCTTGCGCACGGAGTATGACCCGGCCACCGACACGATGTATCTGACCGGCCAGACCAAGGACCATCCGGTTAGCGGCGGCGAGTGGGGCACCGCCGGCACGGTGCTCGCGTGCTTCGATCACTGGACACGCGAACCGAAGTTGCGCTACCGCGTGAACCTTCCCTACACGCCGGACAAAATGTTCATGGAAGCCTTCCACGTCGCGGGCGATCTGGCCTTTTTCGTGGATTGCAAGCAGGCCAACGTCCTCGTTCACGACAATCACACTGGTCAATGGCTCGGCACCATGAAGCCCGGCCCGGAGGTCAGCGGCGAGAGCGGTTGGACGGATTTCTGCGACAGCCTCCGCGCGGTGCAGCTCAAGAGCGGCGACTACCTCGTGTTTGTGGAGGAAGACTGGAAAGCGAAGACGATGGTCTATCGGTTGGAGAATCCGCTCCGGCCGCGTGCGAAGCCGTGA